The Arthrobacter russicus genome has a segment encoding these proteins:
- the iolC gene encoding 5-dehydro-2-deoxygluconokinase, with protein sequence MPHELLTIGRISVDIYPNDIGVDLEDVSSFGKYLGGSPSNVAVAAARHGRASAVITGTGADPFGHYLHRELGKFGVSDEYLVTDPRWPTPVTFCAIKPPDEFPLYFYRQPTAPDLQLEKQHIPTDAVRAARIFWFTVTGLCQEPSRDSHLFALDARPRDGLAEDQHTIIDLDYRPMFWPSAADAREQINRVLGRATVAIGNVEECTVAVGPGTPDELADRLLAAGVQIAVVKLGADGVLAKTATERVVSAPVPVQTLNGLGAGDSFGGAFCHGLLSGWPLGRALDFANAAGAIVASRLSCADAMPTSAEVNSLLAERGRLHGAGAS encoded by the coding sequence GTGCCACACGAACTCCTGACCATCGGTCGTATCAGCGTCGACATCTATCCGAATGACATCGGCGTGGACCTCGAAGACGTGTCCAGCTTCGGCAAATACCTGGGCGGGTCGCCCAGCAATGTCGCAGTGGCCGCTGCCCGGCACGGCCGGGCCTCGGCGGTGATCACCGGCACCGGAGCCGATCCGTTCGGACACTACCTGCACCGGGAACTCGGGAAATTCGGCGTATCCGACGAATACCTCGTCACCGATCCGCGCTGGCCCACTCCGGTCACCTTTTGCGCCATCAAGCCACCCGACGAATTCCCGCTCTATTTCTACCGGCAACCGACGGCTCCGGATCTGCAGTTGGAAAAGCAGCATATTCCCACCGATGCCGTCCGGGCGGCTCGGATCTTCTGGTTCACGGTGACCGGACTCTGCCAAGAACCCAGCCGGGATTCACACCTGTTCGCACTGGATGCACGGCCTCGCGACGGACTGGCCGAAGACCAGCACACCATCATCGACCTGGACTACCGGCCGATGTTCTGGCCCTCCGCGGCGGATGCCCGGGAACAGATCAACCGGGTCCTCGGCCGGGCCACGGTGGCGATCGGAAATGTCGAGGAGTGCACCGTGGCGGTAGGCCCGGGGACTCCGGACGAATTGGCGGACCGCTTGCTCGCCGCCGGAGTGCAGATCGCCGTGGTCAAGCTCGGCGCGGACGGCGTGTTGGCCAAAACCGCCACCGAGCGGGTGGTCTCGGCTCCGGTTCCGGTGCAGACGCTGAACGGTTTGGGTGCCGGAGACTCCTTCGGCGGCGCTTTCTGCCACGGACTGCTTTCCGGTTGGCCGCTCGGCCGGGCCTTGGATTTCGCGAACGCAGCGGGCGCGATCGTAGCTTCCCGGCTGTCCTGCGCGGATGCCATGCCGACGTCGGCCGAGGTCAACTCGTTGCTGGCCGAACGCGGCCGGCTTCACGGCGCCGGAGCCAGTTGA
- a CDS encoding glycerophosphodiester phosphodiesterase family protein, translated as MKAYLPNKIGVFGLTCLLALAWTQTAAAATTPETAPPPQQAQAAGCPSWQTQLSELTTGAIKNNDKVVTARHRGEFTDSIPENSLAAFAGAYQNCRPAVETDVRSTSDGNMVVFHDANVGKMLEPAYDPINDSGPNEKINNLNLLDLQSKRLVDVNTRQPTAERVPTVTQMLQDYLDKNGQSLIHLEIKEAALIMPAAKLITEMDRANPGKNLKQRIIVKFNMAEYPSPQKWQAGLSGAGAATDIMGMPVITPFAAERIKDISLPNPPDKNYVSNVERAVALWSSAPGSVAPIVEVLIKDSTDFVKTERKSGPQGLYTAPANLDYGNALTDSMADMVTIVKRYQKPLGVFVPVPDYIMWRTGVVTGFTVPNTFGDKKPMDVATAFFNNTSSCCYRLPDRLGDVGATHEREDLRMNLSWNRDIGANMITADDTDSVDTFYSRDGALDTATTPSAKSPSPRMQSTLSWQLGYVPNPAPQKISLKGWNGASSGFWGGQVCIYNNPYGNHYAWVYNCNNGSATESGYSDILTSEVVGDKIRIRDPEGKCLSDSSERDDIFWSDSCQDSWSLLSYNSKGNIINKEGKYAAFQTAKLLYKGQPYSKIYWVSNPEDYGTWTLWKMDLR; from the coding sequence ATGAAAGCCTACCTACCAAATAAAATTGGCGTTTTTGGACTGACCTGCCTACTCGCTCTGGCTTGGACTCAGACAGCAGCGGCGGCCACTACCCCAGAGACGGCGCCTCCTCCGCAACAAGCGCAGGCGGCTGGCTGTCCCAGCTGGCAGACACAGTTGAGCGAGCTGACAACGGGCGCCATCAAAAACAACGACAAGGTCGTTACAGCCCGGCATCGCGGCGAATTCACCGACTCGATCCCAGAAAACAGCCTCGCCGCATTCGCCGGTGCCTACCAGAATTGCCGTCCAGCGGTGGAGACTGACGTACGCTCCACGAGCGATGGGAACATGGTCGTCTTCCACGATGCAAACGTCGGCAAGATGCTCGAACCCGCGTACGATCCAATCAACGATTCCGGTCCGAACGAAAAAATCAACAACCTCAATCTCCTCGACCTTCAAAGTAAACGGTTGGTCGACGTAAATACTCGTCAACCAACCGCAGAGCGCGTACCCACCGTGACGCAGATGTTGCAGGACTACCTCGACAAAAACGGCCAATCCCTGATACACCTCGAAATCAAGGAAGCCGCACTGATCATGCCCGCTGCGAAACTGATCACCGAGATGGACAGAGCAAATCCCGGCAAAAATTTGAAGCAGCGAATCATCGTCAAGTTCAATATGGCCGAGTATCCAAGCCCGCAAAAGTGGCAGGCTGGGCTATCGGGCGCTGGAGCAGCGACAGACATCATGGGCATGCCCGTCATCACGCCTTTCGCGGCAGAACGCATCAAAGACATTTCGCTGCCGAACCCGCCAGATAAAAACTATGTGTCGAATGTAGAAAGGGCCGTGGCCTTGTGGTCCAGCGCTCCTGGCTCGGTGGCGCCAATCGTCGAAGTCCTGATCAAAGACAGCACCGACTTCGTTAAGACGGAAAGGAAGTCCGGACCGCAGGGACTCTATACGGCACCCGCCAACCTCGACTACGGAAATGCCTTGACCGACTCGATGGCCGATATGGTCACCATCGTCAAGCGGTACCAAAAACCCCTTGGCGTCTTCGTACCGGTGCCGGACTACATCATGTGGCGGACCGGCGTCGTTACCGGATTCACTGTACCGAACACCTTCGGTGACAAAAAGCCAATGGATGTGGCCACGGCGTTCTTCAACAATACGTCGTCATGTTGCTACCGGCTCCCGGATCGCCTCGGCGACGTCGGCGCCACACACGAACGTGAAGACCTACGAATGAATCTTTCCTGGAACCGGGATATCGGCGCCAACATGATCACCGCCGACGACACGGACTCAGTGGACACTTTCTACAGCCGGGACGGGGCTCTGGACACCGCAACCACGCCCTCGGCCAAATCGCCTTCGCCCCGAATGCAGTCCACACTCTCCTGGCAGCTCGGTTACGTCCCCAACCCCGCCCCGCAAAAGATCAGCCTCAAAGGATGGAACGGGGCTTCCTCAGGTTTTTGGGGTGGCCAAGTATGCATCTACAACAATCCTTACGGAAATCACTATGCCTGGGTCTACAACTGCAATAACGGCAGCGCTACCGAATCTGGCTACAGCGATATTCTGACGTCCGAAGTCGTTGGCGACAAGATCCGCATCCGGGATCCGGAAGGAAAATGCCTCAGCGATAGCAGTGAACGCGACGATATCTTCTGGTCAGACAGTTGCCAAGATTCGTGGTCACTGCTCAGCTACAACAGCAAAGGAAACATCATCAACAAAGAAGGCAAGTACGCTGCTTTCCAGACTGCGAAGTTGCTTTACAAGGGCCAGCCCTATTCGAAGATCTACTGGGTCTCGAACCCCGAAGACTACGGAACCTGGACACTGTGGAAAATGGATCTGCGCTGA
- a CDS encoding glycoside hydrolase family 19 protein, with protein sequence MKKLLALLTASAAAALLLAAAPTAAQAATTGTITGIGGKCIDAAAAKSDNGTAVQIYDCNGTNAQQVTIGDDQSIRILGKCLDIADRSTSNGAKVQLWDCTGSANQKWAFSNASDIVNPAADKCLDSTDQSSANGTRLQIYTCSGNANQKWTVHPGGNPPSNAGFPISEAQFNQLFPNRNATYSYQGLVNGAKKYPAFATTGDDATKKREIAAFLANVQHETGSLQYLRELNTANYPHYCDRSQSYGCPAGGDQYYGRGSLQLSWNYNYKAAGDSLGYDLLNNPDQVATNPTLAWGTGLWYWNTQSGGASTSSHNSMVQNRGFGETIRSINGGLECNGNGADSRNARINYYKNITSMLGVDPGGNLGC encoded by the coding sequence GTGAAGAAACTCCTCGCCCTGCTGACGGCATCCGCAGCCGCAGCACTCCTCCTGGCCGCCGCACCCACGGCCGCCCAAGCAGCAACGACCGGCACGATCACCGGCATCGGCGGCAAATGCATCGATGCAGCCGCCGCCAAATCGGACAACGGCACCGCAGTGCAAATCTACGATTGCAACGGCACCAATGCCCAGCAAGTGACCATCGGCGATGATCAGAGCATCCGGATCCTCGGCAAATGCCTGGACATTGCCGATCGATCGACCAGCAACGGAGCCAAGGTCCAGCTGTGGGACTGCACCGGCAGCGCCAACCAGAAATGGGCGTTCTCCAACGCGAGCGACATCGTCAACCCGGCCGCGGACAAATGCCTCGACTCGACTGATCAGAGTTCTGCCAACGGCACCCGGCTGCAGATTTACACCTGCTCCGGCAACGCCAACCAGAAGTGGACCGTGCATCCCGGCGGCAATCCGCCGTCGAACGCCGGGTTCCCGATCAGCGAAGCGCAATTCAACCAGCTCTTCCCGAACCGGAACGCCACCTACTCCTACCAGGGCCTAGTCAACGGCGCCAAGAAATACCCGGCCTTCGCCACGACCGGCGATGACGCCACGAAAAAGCGTGAAATCGCAGCCTTCTTGGCCAATGTGCAGCACGAGACCGGCAGCTTGCAATACTTGCGCGAGTTGAACACCGCGAACTACCCGCACTACTGCGACCGCAGCCAGTCCTACGGCTGTCCGGCCGGCGGCGACCAGTACTACGGCCGCGGCTCGCTGCAACTGAGCTGGAACTACAACTACAAAGCCGCCGGAGATTCCCTGGGCTACGACCTGTTGAACAACCCGGATCAGGTGGCCACCAATCCGACGCTCGCCTGGGGTACCGGACTCTGGTACTGGAACACGCAAAGCGGTGGCGCCAGCACCTCAAGCCACAACTCCATGGTGCAGAACCGGGGCTTCGGCGAGACCATCCGCTCGATCAACGGCGGCCTGGAATGCAACGGCAACGGCGCGGATTCCCGCAATGCCCGGATCAACTACTACAAGAACATCACCAGCATGCTCGGCGTCGACCCCGGCGGAAACCTGGGCTGCTGA
- a CDS encoding ABC transporter ATP-binding protein, with product MFGGAPAKKAKAFWPSAKRLVGLLRHEWLALTAIFGAVAVSVVLTVIGPKILGRAMDVIFNGVIGAGLPAGVSKDQVIAGARASGDNNFADMLAASDVVPGKGVDFNALSFLIVVVLSIYLVASVFNWFQGYVLNVIVMRAIRKLRSDVEAKLNRLPLNYFDTGQRGDVLSRVTNDVDNVQQGLQQAFSQLVSSVLLLAGFTVMMFLVSWQLALIALIAIPLSGVVAGVIGTRSQKLFASQWKSTGALNGQIEESFSGHALVTLFGREQDMLERFDERNEELYRASFGAQFVSGLMMPIMQWVNYLSYVGIAVIGGLRVASGQMTLGDATAFIQYSREFNQPLTQIAGMANMLQSGVASAERVFEFLDEDEQEPEDARRRLPAKTDGHVEFENVTFSYTADKPLIEDLSFSAKPGATVAIVGPTGAGKTTLVNLVMRFYELNSGRITVDGVDITELSRAELRSKVGMVLQDAWLFGGTIYDNIKYGNLDATEEQIMEAAKATYVDRFVRALPDGYQTVLDDEGENVSAGEMQLITIARAFVANPSLLILDEATSSVDTRTEVLVQKAMAALRTDRTSFVIAHRLSTIRDADTILVMEAGRIVEQGGHHDLLAARGAYYRLYQSQFAGETDIDDVEAQSKASL from the coding sequence ATGTTCGGCGGTGCGCCGGCCAAGAAGGCCAAAGCGTTCTGGCCCTCGGCGAAGCGGCTGGTCGGGCTGCTCCGGCACGAATGGCTGGCGTTGACCGCCATTTTCGGCGCCGTCGCGGTATCCGTGGTGCTCACCGTGATCGGTCCGAAGATCTTGGGCCGGGCGATGGACGTGATCTTCAACGGCGTGATCGGCGCCGGGTTGCCGGCGGGGGTCAGCAAAGACCAGGTCATCGCCGGGGCCCGGGCCAGCGGGGACAACAATTTCGCGGACATGCTCGCGGCATCGGACGTGGTGCCGGGGAAGGGCGTCGACTTCAACGCGCTCTCCTTCCTGATCGTCGTCGTGCTTTCGATTTATCTGGTCGCCTCGGTGTTCAACTGGTTCCAGGGCTATGTGCTGAACGTGATCGTGATGCGGGCAATCCGGAAACTGCGCAGCGACGTCGAGGCGAAGCTCAACCGCTTGCCGTTGAACTACTTCGACACCGGCCAGCGCGGCGATGTGCTGTCCCGGGTCACCAACGACGTGGACAATGTGCAGCAAGGCCTGCAGCAGGCGTTCTCCCAACTGGTGAGTTCGGTGCTGCTGCTGGCCGGCTTCACCGTGATGATGTTCTTGGTCTCCTGGCAGCTGGCGCTCATCGCGTTGATCGCGATCCCGCTCTCCGGGGTGGTCGCCGGGGTGATCGGAACCCGGAGCCAAAAACTCTTCGCCTCGCAGTGGAAGAGCACCGGTGCACTCAACGGCCAGATCGAAGAGTCGTTTTCCGGGCACGCCCTGGTGACCCTGTTCGGCCGGGAGCAGGACATGCTCGAGCGCTTCGACGAACGCAATGAAGAGTTGTACAGGGCGAGCTTCGGCGCCCAGTTCGTTTCGGGCCTGATGATGCCGATCATGCAGTGGGTCAACTACCTGAGCTATGTGGGCATCGCGGTGATCGGCGGCCTGCGGGTGGCCTCCGGCCAGATGACCCTGGGCGATGCCACCGCGTTCATCCAGTATTCGCGCGAGTTCAACCAGCCGCTGACCCAGATTGCCGGCATGGCGAACATGCTGCAGTCCGGTGTCGCCTCGGCTGAGCGGGTGTTCGAGTTCCTGGACGAGGACGAACAAGAGCCTGAGGATGCCCGGCGCCGGCTCCCGGCGAAAACCGATGGCCACGTCGAGTTCGAAAACGTGACCTTCAGCTACACCGCGGACAAACCGCTGATCGAGGACCTCTCGTTCTCGGCGAAGCCAGGTGCCACCGTGGCCATCGTCGGCCCCACCGGGGCCGGGAAGACCACCCTGGTCAACCTGGTGATGCGGTTCTACGAGTTGAATTCCGGCCGGATCACGGTGGACGGCGTCGACATCACCGAGCTGAGCCGGGCCGAACTGCGTTCCAAGGTCGGCATGGTGCTGCAAGACGCCTGGCTCTTCGGCGGAACCATCTACGACAACATCAAGTACGGGAATCTGGACGCCACCGAAGAGCAGATCATGGAGGCGGCCAAGGCCACTTATGTGGACCGGTTCGTCCGGGCTCTGCCGGACGGGTACCAGACAGTGCTCGACGACGAAGGCGAAAACGTGAGCGCCGGCGAGATGCAGCTGATCACGATTGCCAGGGCGTTCGTGGCCAATCCGTCCTTGTTGATCCTGGACGAGGCGACGAGTTCGGTGGATACCCGGACCGAGGTGCTGGTGCAGAAGGCGATGGCGGCGTTGCGCACGGATCGGACCAGCTTCGTGATCGCACACCGCTTGTCCACCATCCGCGATGCGGACACCATTTTGGTGATGGAAGCCGGACGGATCGTGGAACAGGGCGGCCACCACGATCTGCTCGCGGCACGAGGGGCCTATTACCGGCTCTACCAGTCGCAGTTCGCCGGCGAGACCGACATCGACGATGTGGAAGCGCAGAGCAAAGCGTCGTTGTAA